CCTTTTAATGATGATAACTTTGATAATGATGGTAATATAAAACCTGATGCAGAGTCACTTACATTTAACGAAATTAAAGAAAATGAGGAATACGCATTGCTTTTAAGCTCTGTTGCTGGTGCTTGGCGTTATTTAATTGGTGATGTAATAAAATTTACAAACCTAGAAAAAAAACAATTAGTTATAGTAGGTAGAACTAAGCATTACCTTAGTGTTTGCGGAGAACATCTCTCTGGAGAAAACATGAACCGAGCTATTGAATTGGTAGAAAATGAATTCAATGTTTCTATTCCTGAATTTACTGTTGCTGGAGTACCTCATAACAATATGTTTAAACACAAATGGTGGCTTGGAACCGATGATAAAATTGACCCCAATGTAATTGCAAAAGCTATTGATAATAATTTAAAAAAACTCAACGATGACTACAGAGTAGAACGCATTGCAGCTATAGAAAAAGTAGAAGTAGAAATTTTGCCAACCTCTGTTTTCTACGATTATATGAAAGAAAAAGGAAAGGTTGGAGCTCAAGTAAAATTTCCTAGAGTAATGAAAAAGCATCTTTCCGATTGGTTAGAATTTCTTGAAACAAAAAAATAAGTCGTGATTGATGCATTGAAAATATTTTTTGAAGGTGTTGCTCTAGGTATCGTTATTTCCATAACCCTTGGACCTGCTTTCTTAACTATTATTCAAACATCAATTGATAGAGGCTTCCGCTCCGCACTATTAGTTGCTATTGGAGTTGCCATAAGTGATTTAATGCTAATTGCAATATCTTATCTAGGCTTATCATCTCTCTTGGAAAGAGGTAATAATCAAATATATTTTGGAATTATAGGCGGAGTAATACTTATTTTATACGGAATTTATACTTTCCTAAAAAAACCTGAAGCTCTAAAACGTATTCCCAAAATAACTACCAGCCCAATAAAAAAAGTGAGTCCTATAACTTTTTTGGCAAAAGGTTTTTTCTTAAATATTGCAAATCCTTTTTTAATTATTTTTTGGCTTTCTATTATTGGCTATATATCGCAAATTGCTCCTTACGGAAAAATGAGGGAGACCACTATATTATTTATATCAGGAACAGTTCTTACTGTTTTTTCTATTGATATTTTAAAAAGCTATATTGGTTATAAAATTAAAAGGTATTTGAATTCTAGAGTACAGCTAATAATTAATAGAATTGTAGGAATAATTTTAACTCTTTTTGGAATAGTATTAATTCTGCGATTATTTTTCAACTTCTCATTTGATTTCTAAACCTATTTTCTGCCAAAATCTGCAGGGATTTCGCCCCATTTGCTTGTTTCCCACTTTTTCACTTCATTATGATTTGGATTTTCTTCCAACCACTTTTCGGCTCTCCTTATTAATTGAAAAATTTTTCCGTTTTTTTCCGTTCTTTCCAATTTAGAATTTACTTTTCCTTGCAATACCCAAGAAATGGCTGTACGCGAATCAGAATAAACTTTAAGCGGTAAATTATTTTTTTTCAACCATGCAAGCCCGTGAACAATAGCTATAAATTCACCAATATTATTAGTTGCATCATAAAAAGGTCCTTCTTTAAAAATAATGTCGCCACCTTCGCACCAAACGCCTTGATATTCCATTTTACCAGGATTTCCACTGCAAGCAGCATCAACACATATACATAGTTCTTTTGGGCGATTAATAACTTCTTCTGTGTTTTTTTTCTTATTATAATAATCTGTATAAGGTTTTTCAAATGCTTCTTCAGCTTCTTGCAATGTTTTAAAACCCATATACTTAGCTGATTTAACGCCTTTTATCTGCTTTTCGCACTCTTCCCAACTAGAATAAATTCCAGCTTGCAAGCCAACCCAAACTACATAAAAATTATTTTTCTTTTTACTGCTCATGTTTTTATGATAGAGGTTTAAATCTTCCGCTTGCTCCCTTGATATGATTCGAAGCATAACAATCTGCTGTCTAGCATTCCATTTAGCAATGGTATTTTAATTGTTGCTTTTAACCCTACGCTTTTCCACAATTCTTCATTCCCAACTAACATCCAAACTTTAGAGCCTTGGAAATTATTTTTTATAGTATCTCCGATTTTTTTATAATATTCTTTGCTGTTTTCTATTGGCAATCTTGCATCATAAGGAGGATTAAAAACAAAATGGGCTGGTTTTTTTCTTGTTATTTCAAAAAAATTAAGCTTTCGCAATTCAATATCCTTGTCTAATTTTGCTTTTTTTATATTTGACAGCGCTGCTTGCAATGATTCTTCTGACCTATCACTACCAATAATTTTATGTTCAAATTCCTTAATTTCAGCATTTGCACTTTTCTTAATTCTTTC
The nucleotide sequence above comes from Bacteroidales bacterium. Encoded proteins:
- a CDS encoding LysE family translocator gives rise to the protein MIDALKIFFEGVALGIVISITLGPAFLTIIQTSIDRGFRSALLVAIGVAISDLMLIAISYLGLSSLLERGNNQIYFGIIGGVILILYGIYTFLKKPEALKRIPKITTSPIKKVSPITFLAKGFFLNIANPFLIIFWLSIIGYISQIAPYGKMRETTILFISGTVLTVFSIDILKSYIGYKIKRYLNSRVQLIINRIVGIILTLFGIVLILRLFFNFSFDF
- a CDS encoding ribonuclease H; the protein is MSSKKKNNFYVVWVGLQAGIYSSWEECEKQIKGVKSAKYMGFKTLQEAEEAFEKPYTDYYNKKKNTEEVINRPKELCICVDAACSGNPGKMEYQGVWCEGGDIIFKEGPFYDATNNIGEFIAIVHGLAWLKKNNLPLKVYSDSRTAISWVLQGKVNSKLERTEKNGKIFQLIRRAEKWLEENPNHNEVKKWETSKWGEIPADFGRK